In one window of Gudongella oleilytica DNA:
- a CDS encoding recombinase family protein → MAMGQRTVSVIPANPIYDFKEKAKIKKLRVAAYCRVSTELEEQQSSYQAQVDYYTMEIMKNPGWKFAGIYADEGISGTSTKNRTGFNKLIEDCMAGKIDLVLTKSISRFARNTLDCIQYIRKLKEKNIGVFFEKENVNTLDSTGEFLITILGSLAQEESRSLSTNTRWGVVRRFEKGQVMVNHNKFLGYTKNEAGELVIVPEEAEIVRLIFRLYLEGLSIAQIKKYLEENGIKTVTGRNQWSTTTINNMLSNEKYMGDALLQKSYTVDYLTKKRVKNNGIVPQYYVEDSHPAIISKDLFHRIQEEKARRANIKKTAEKRAKTDSGKYSSIYALTELLICGECGKPYRRVSWTAYSEKRIVWRCLNRLEYGKKYCQKSPTIDEEVLHRAIMDAFNSLIQDKGDFVDTLQSNIQLVMGNRAKQMDIAKIEERITELKKEMIGFVEENAKCGADNTDFDEHYAKISAEMKKLQEIKTQYTEQQARQDSFQRRIEDMKKFLNTADCKLSNFDNQLVRQLIQSIKVMSKDKILIKFKSGLEMEQELAKK, encoded by the coding sequence GATTTATGATTTTAAGGAAAAAGCAAAGATAAAAAAACTGAGAGTGGCCGCTTACTGCCGGGTCAGCACGGAGCTGGAGGAACAGCAGTCCAGCTACCAAGCACAGGTGGATTATTACACGATGGAGATTATGAAAAACCCAGGCTGGAAGTTTGCAGGCATCTATGCCGATGAGGGCATATCCGGCACCAGCACAAAAAACAGGACAGGCTTCAATAAATTGATTGAAGACTGCATGGCAGGCAAGATCGACCTGGTGCTGACAAAATCCATCAGCCGTTTTGCACGAAACACCCTTGACTGCATTCAATACATACGGAAACTGAAAGAAAAAAACATCGGAGTGTTTTTTGAGAAAGAAAACGTCAACACCCTGGACAGCACCGGAGAATTTCTAATCACCATCCTCGGAAGCCTTGCCCAGGAAGAAAGCCGTTCCTTAAGCACCAACACAAGGTGGGGTGTGGTCCGCCGGTTCGAAAAAGGACAGGTTATGGTCAATCACAACAAGTTTTTAGGTTATACAAAGAATGAGGCCGGAGAGCTGGTGATTGTACCCGAAGAAGCAGAAATTGTAAGGCTGATTTTCAGGCTGTATTTAGAGGGTCTAAGCATCGCACAAATAAAAAAGTACCTGGAGGAAAACGGCATTAAAACCGTTACTGGAAGAAATCAATGGTCTACAACTACCATCAACAACATGCTCTCCAATGAGAAGTACATGGGAGATGCCTTGCTGCAAAAAAGCTACACTGTAGACTACCTCACAAAGAAAAGAGTTAAAAACAATGGAATTGTCCCGCAGTATTATGTGGAGGACAGCCATCCGGCCATCATTTCCAAAGACTTGTTTCACCGGATACAGGAAGAAAAAGCACGCCGGGCTAACATTAAAAAGACTGCTGAAAAAAGAGCCAAAACCGACAGCGGGAAATATAGCTCAATATATGCTCTCACCGAATTATTGATATGCGGGGAGTGCGGCAAGCCTTATAGACGGGTATCCTGGACAGCCTACAGCGAGAAAAGGATTGTCTGGCGGTGCTTAAACAGGCTGGAGTATGGAAAAAAATACTGCCAAAAGTCCCCTACCATCGATGAAGAAGTTTTACATAGAGCCATTATGGATGCTTTCAATTCCCTCATACAGGATAAGGGGGATTTTGTGGACACGCTCCAGTCCAATATTCAGCTGGTGATGGGCAACCGAGCCAAGCAGATGGACATAGCAAAAATTGAGGAACGGATCACGGAATTAAAGAAAGAGATGATAGGCTTTGTAGAGGAAAATGCAAAATGTGGAGCAGATAATACAGACTTTGACGAGCACTATGCCAAAATCTCCGCCGAGATGAAAAAGCTTCAGGAGATAAAAACGCAGTATACCGAGCAGCAAGCCAGGCAAGACAGCTTCCAGCGAAGAATCGAGGATATGAAGAAGTTTCTGAACACCGCAGACTGCAAATTATCAAATTTTGATAACCAGCTTGTCAGGCAGCTTATACAAAGCATCAAGGTCATGTCAAAGGATAAGATTCTCATAAAATTCAAGTCGGGCTTAGAGATGGAGCAAGAGCTTGCTAAAAAATAG
- a CDS encoding helix-turn-helix domain-containing protein, translating into MEFSKIVRKVRKQLRMSQQQLADALCVSFATINRWENGHVIPSNLAQKSFFDFCENNFIDITSLKEEKHED; encoded by the coding sequence ATGGAGTTTTCGAAAATAGTGAGAAAAGTCCGGAAACAACTTAGGATGAGTCAGCAACAGCTAGCGGACGCATTATGTGTCAGCTTTGCGACTATTAATAGATGGGAAAATGGGCATGTAATACCTAGTAATCTTGCCCAAAAAAGTTTTTTTGATTTTTGTGAAAATAATTTCATTGATATTACTTCACTTAAGGAAGAGAAACACGAAGATTGA
- a CDS encoding AAA family ATPase — protein MARADLLCELIKNGLIGDNVNFRKAAEAICAEERAKQHGVLADKIEELLKMSSRPTAKESTSPVIMKNGVNEQSLFWEKAPRKRLDRLVLPSNVIELCKGLIEEQTRADLLRSYGVEPRNKLLLIGPPGNGKTSLAEAIAESLMLPFLIVRYEGIVGAYLGETASRLSKLFEYVKTRKCVLFFDEFETLGKERGDVHETGEIKRVVSSLLLHIDSLPSYVVVIGATNHENLLDKAAWRRFQLKLDLPRPTRSNLEKWFSMFEKEKDFDFGIEPSTLAKRTLGYSYAEAEELALEIYRQYILQLPNASTKTISEKVLKLWSTQRKSIDTCSQEEADE, from the coding sequence ATGGCAAGAGCAGATTTGCTATGTGAATTGATAAAAAACGGTCTTATTGGTGATAATGTTAATTTTAGAAAAGCAGCTGAAGCTATTTGCGCTGAAGAACGCGCGAAGCAACATGGTGTTTTAGCAGATAAAATTGAAGAATTATTAAAAATGTCTAGCCGCCCAACAGCAAAAGAAAGTACTTCGCCTGTCATTATGAAAAATGGGGTGAATGAACAGTCTTTATTTTGGGAGAAAGCTCCTCGCAAAAGACTGGACAGATTAGTTTTGCCTTCCAATGTGATTGAATTATGTAAAGGTTTAATTGAAGAGCAAACACGTGCAGATTTATTGCGTTCATATGGCGTGGAACCAAGAAACAAACTTTTATTGATTGGGCCTCCTGGGAACGGAAAAACCTCTTTAGCTGAAGCAATCGCTGAATCGCTGATGTTACCATTCCTTATTGTTAGGTATGAGGGCATAGTCGGAGCATATCTTGGAGAGACAGCTAGCCGACTTTCCAAGCTTTTTGAATATGTGAAGACCAGAAAATGTGTGCTGTTTTTTGACGAATTTGAAACACTGGGCAAAGAACGTGGTGATGTTCACGAGACAGGTGAAATTAAAAGGGTTGTCAGTTCGCTGCTGCTTCATATAGACTCACTACCAAGTTATGTTGTAGTCATTGGGGCAACAAATCATGAAAATTTGCTAGATAAAGCAGCTTGGCGTAGATTTCAATTGAAATTAGATTTACCTCGACCAACTCGTTCAAATTTAGAAAAATGGTTTTCTATGTTTGAAAAGGAAAAGGATTTTGACTTTGGTATTGAGCCTAGTACTTTAGCTAAACGTACGCTAGGCTATAGTTATGCTGAAGCAGAAGAACTGGCTTTGGAGATATACCGGCAATATATTTTACAACTACCTAATGCCTCGACAAAAACTATTTCAGAAAAAGTATTAAAACTTTGGAGCACTCAGCGAAAAAGCATAGATACATGTTCTCAAGAGGAGGCTGATGAATAA